One window from the genome of Schistocerca piceifrons isolate TAMUIC-IGC-003096 chromosome 1, iqSchPice1.1, whole genome shotgun sequence encodes:
- the LOC124779117 gene encoding uncharacterized protein LOC124779117, which translates to MTIGTWNVRTLLDVNNYRPERRTALITQELARLDIDIAAVSETRLSGEGHISEVRSGYTIFWKGKDAGEPRIHGAGFAVKTKIVKDLRLTPVSINERLMTLRVPIGSDRFITFVSAYAPTLDSDEDTKNQFYHQLNSTLSKIPIQDKLILLGDFNARVGRDNRFWRDVMGKQGVGNCNANGLLLLGLCAEHELFISNTQFRLRNRYKTTWMHPRSKHWHLIDYVITRQRDKKDILITKAALNIDECWTDHRLLVSRLRVPKYRKPRSHFSNPPRRKFNISNLNNKNVRSHFQDILSEQLNKAPATTDDVEQEWTTLKNIIKETAENVVGCSARKRSDWFDDNHGEIQAIINAKRDAYLSLAQDPSCAEKKAHFLELKQKCQSEIRVIKNKWWQQKATELQNLSDARNLRGFYAGIKELYGPIRSSSGALKAADNSTILTESQDILNRWKEHFSSLLNSPSTAAGDFLKNVPQHTPKPCLADPPTFQEFCKALKSVKPGKAPGPDSIPMELIEGGGLPLKTRLFSLIILMKSALDRQVPSSIRRADLRKTGEGEFRPAKQVSRQEAGVPGSRCR; encoded by the coding sequence atgacaatagggacatggaatgtcaggaccctcctggacgtgaacaattacagaccagagagaagaactgctcttatcacccaagaactagcccgTCTAGATATAGACATTGCTGCCgtgagtgagacaagactctcaggtgagggacacattagtgaggtacgttcagggtacaccatcttctggaagggaaaggatgcaggagaaccacgcatccatggtgcaggatttgccgtaaaaacgaaaatagtgaaagatcttcgacttacacctgtctcaattaatgaaagactgatgactcttagagtacccattggttcagacagattcatcaccttcgtctctgcatatgctcctactttagacagtgatgaagacacaaagaatcagttctaccaccaactgaacagtactctctctaaaatacccattcaagataaattaattttacttggtgatttcaatgccagagtgggaagggacaaccgtttttggagagatgtcatgggtaaacaaggggtgggaaactgcaatgcaaatgggttgctacttcttggtctgtgtgctgagcacgagcttttcatctccaatacccaattccgtttgcgtaaccgctataagaccacatggatgcacccacgctccaaacattggcatcttatagactacgttattacgcgacagcgtgacaagaaagacattctcatcacaaaagcagcactaaacatcgatgagtgctggacggaccatagacttttagtcagccgtttgagagtaccaaagtatcgcaagccacgatcccacttttcaaacccaccacgcagaaaattcaacataagcaacctgaacaacaaaaatgttcgctcacacttccaagacatactgtccgaacaacttaacaaagctccagcaaccacagatgacgtcgaacaagaatggaccacattaaagaacatcatcaaagaaactgctgagaatgttgttggttgtagtgcacggaaaagaagtgactggtttgatgacaaccacggagaaatccaagccatcatcaatgcaaagcgggatgcttacctatcccttgctcaagatccatcctgcgcagaaaagaaagcacactttctagaactcaagcagaaatgtcaaagtgaaatacgagtaatcaagaacaaatggtggcaacagaaagccacagaactccaaaatctttctgatgcaaggaacctgcgtggcttttatgctggtattaaagagctgtatggacctatccgctcaTCATCAGGAGCacttaaagctgctgacaactccaccattcttactgaaagtcaggacatcttaaatcgttggaaagagcacttcagctcactgttaaacagcccttctactgccgctggagattttctcaaaaatgttccGCAGCACACTCCAAAACCCTGtctggctgatcctccaacttttcaagaattttgcaaggcactcaagagtgtgaaacctgggaaggctcctggacctgacagcatcccgatggagcttattgagggtggcggcttgcctctaaaaactaggctcttctcacttattatattaat